In one Verrucomicrobiota bacterium genomic region, the following are encoded:
- a CDS encoding type II secretion system protein, whose product MNTVAHLRHTKRDAFTLIELLVVIAIIQRPFALPSFRLHPRTSKHDRRRSFWRGATGRLGVGQFPGHGACGRYESLLCRRPRRALEVD is encoded by the coding sequence ATGAATACCGTTGCCCATTTGCGACACACCAAGAGGGATGCCTTCACGCTGATCGAACTCCTGGTTGTCATCGCCATCATTCAAAGACCCTTCGCCCTCCCAAGCTTTCGCCTTCATCCACGAACATCCAAGCACGATCGAAGACGGAGTTTTTGGCGTGGCGCCACCGGACGTCTGGGTGTGGGCCAATTTCCCGGCCACGGTGCATGCGGGCGGTATGAATCTCTCCTTTGCCGACGGCCGCGCCGAGCATTGGAGGTGGATTGA